The following are encoded together in the Equus quagga isolate Etosha38 chromosome 15, UCLA_HA_Equagga_1.0, whole genome shotgun sequence genome:
- the LOC124226537 gene encoding translation initiation factor IF-2-like, producing MRDEGRVPTSPIKPRPRPSGTVVLQRVRRTRRREGSGGRAGGLPPLPPRPRALPRPLPRAHRRSYRNSAGSQCRDAPHGGPGEPGREGGPRRSGKRGKGRNSRNKPLGENQTNRVRAGRAQPPGRGRVWGPGSGGRALGRERALRLGGSGLGGGGEGAPRPGLSSSAGLLVTRHPGPGTDGSPAPEAGAPPSAPPRPEPQIAAGCRGGAVRPGAPRRVGAPHLRASRGRPGPRSRGVGSPSAGGGGPRGPAPPGRCPPPARPAPSFPAAPTPRPGSSTQTFRPARSLLRARRLPLQPGSFRTFRPAPSPRPPFPGPPRSSLGPGGAAWPERPPELGPGSGC from the exons ATGAGAGACGAGGGCCGGGTACCCACATCCCCAATAAAACCGCGTCCTAGGCCCAGCGGCACGGTGGTTCTTCAGCGCGTGCGGAGAACGCGACGGCGGGAGGGGTCCGGAGGGCGGGCTGGAGGCCTCCCCCCGCTCCCGCCCAGGCCCCGGGCGCTCCCGCGTCCCCTCCCCCGCGCCCATCGCCGGTCCTACCGAAACTCGGCGGGCTCGCAGTGTCGAGACGCCCCCCATGGGGGCCCCGGGGAGCCGGGCCGAGAGGGAGGGCCTCGGAGGTCCgggaagagggggaaagggagaaattCGAGAAACAAGCCTCTCGGGGAGAACCAGACAAACCGGGTCCGGGCAGGGCGGGCGCAGCCGCCAGGGCGGGGCCGGGTCTGGGGCCCCGGGAGTGGGGGGCGGGCTCTCGGGCGGGAGCGGGCGCTCCGCCTGGGCGGCTCGGGCCTGGGCGGCGGGGGGGAGGGAGCCCCGAGGCCCGGGCTCTCCAGCTCCGCTGGGCTCCTCGTGACGCGGCACCCGGGCCCGGGCACCGACGGGAGTCCTGCCCCCGAGGCGGGAGCTCCGCCCTCGGCCCCGCCCAGGCCGGAGCCCCAAATTGCGGCGGGGTGCCGGGGAGGTGCGGTGAGGCCCGGCGCGCCGCGGAGGGTGGGAGCGCCGCACCTGCGGGCGAGCAGGGGGCGGCCCGGGCCGCGAAGCCGCGGGGTAGGCAGCCCGAGCGCCGGTGGGGGCGGCCcgcgcggccccgcccctcccggccGGTGCCCGCCCCCTgcgcgccccgccccctccttccccgcagcccccaccccccgccccggctCCTCAACACAAACTTTCCGTCCCGCTCGCTCCCTCCTCCGCGCCCGGCGCCTCCCGCTCCAGCCCGGCTCATTCCGCACATTccggccagccccctccccacgaCCCCCCTTCCCCGGCCCCCCTCGCAGCTCCCTCGGGCCCGGCGGAGCGGCCTGGCCGGAGCGCCCCCCCGAGCTCGGACCAG gctCAGGCTGCTGA
- the TEAD3 gene encoding transcriptional enhancer factor TEF-5 has translation SGPEPKATSTIASNSWNTSSSPGEAREDGPEGLDKGLDNDAEGVWSPDIEQSFQEALAIYPPCGRRKIILSDEGKMYGRNELIARYIKLRTGKTRTRKQVSSHLQVLARRKSREIQSKLKAMNLDQVSKDKALQSMASMSSAQIVSASVLQNKFSPPSPLPQAVFSTSSRFWSSPPLLGQQPGPSQDIKPFAQPAYPIQPPLPPTLSSYEPLAPLPPAAASVPVWQDRTIASSRLRLLEYSAFMEVQRDPDTYSKHLFVHIGQTNPAFSDPPLEAVDVRQIYDKFPEKKGGLKELYEKGPPNAFFLVKFWADLNSTIQEGPGAFYGVSSQYSSADSMTISVSTKVCSFGKQVVEKVETEYARLENGRFVYRIHRSPMCEYMINFIHKLKHLPEKYMMNSVLENFTILQVVTSRDSQETLLVIAFVFEVSTSEHGAQHHVYKLVKD, from the exons TCAGGCCCGGAGCCCAAAGCAACCAGCACAATAGCGTCCAACAGCTGGAACACCAGCAGCAGCCCCGGGGAGGCCCGGGAAGATGGGCCCGAGGGCCTGGACAAGGGGCTGGACAACGACGCGGAGGGCGTGTGGAGCCCAGACATTGAGCAGAGCTTCCAGGAGGCCCTGGCCATCTACCCGCCCTGCGGCCGCCGCAAGATCATCCTGTCGGATGAGGGCAAGATGTATG GTCGAAATGAGTTGATCGCACGTTATATTAAATTGAGGACGGGGAAGACTCGGACGAGAAAACAG gTCTCTAGCCACTTGCAGGTTCTAGCCAGGCGGAAATCTCGGGAGATTCAGTCCAAGCTGAAG GCCATGAACCTG gacCAGGTCTCGAAGGACAAAGCCCTCCAGAGCATGGCATCCATGTCCTCCGCCCAGATTGTGTCCGCCAGCGTCCTCCAGAACAAGTTCAGCccgccctcccctctgccccaggccgtcttctccacttcctcacgG TTCTGGAGCAGCCCCCCTCTCCTGGGACAGCAGCCTGGACCCTCTCAGGA CATCAAGCCCTTTGCACAGCCAGCCTACCCCATCCAGCCGCCCCTGCCGCCAACGCTCAGCA GTTACGAGCCCCTGGCCCCGCTCCCCCCAGCTGCCGCCTCTGTGCCCGTGTGGCAGGACCGCACCATCGCCTCCTCGCGGCTGCGGCTCCTCGAGTATTCCGCCTTCATGGAGGTGCAGCGAGACCCTGACACG TACAGCAAACACCTGTTTGTGCACATCGGCCAGACGAACCCCGCCTTCTCGGACCCGCCCCTGGAGGCCGTGGACGTGCGCCAGATCTATGACAAGTTCCCCGAGAAAAAGGGTGGGCTGAAGGAGCTCTATGAGAAGGGGCCCCCCAATGCCTTCTTCCTCGTCAAGTTCTGG gcGGACCTCAACAGCACCATCCAGGAGGGCCCGGGAGCCTTCTATGGGGTCAGCTCCCAGTACAGCTCGGCCGACAGCATGACCATCAGCGTCTCCACCAAGGTGTGCTCCTTCGGCAAGCAGGTGGTGGAGAAGGTGGAG ACCGAGTACGCCAGGCTGGAGAACGGGCGCTTCGTGTACCGCATCCACCGCTCGCCCATGTGCGAGTACATGATCAACTTCATCCACAAGCTGAAGCACCTGCCCGAGAAGTACATGATGAACAGCGTCCTGGAGAACTTCACCATCCTGCAG GTCGTGACGAGCCGGGACTCCCAGGAGACCCTACTCGTCATTGCTTTCGTCTTCGAAGTCTCCACCAGCGAGCATGGGGCCCAGCATCACGTCTACAAGCTTGTCAAAGACTAG
- the RPL10A gene encoding 60S ribosomal protein L10a, which produces MSSKVSRDTLYEAVREVLHGNQRKRRKFLETVELQISLKNYDPQKDKRFSGTVRLKSTPRPKFSVCVLGDQQHCDEAKAVDIPHMDIEALKKLNKNKKLVKKLAKKYDAFLASESLIKQIPRILGPGLNKAGKFPSLLTHNENMVAKVDEVKSTIKFQMKKVLCLAVAVGHVKMTDDELVYNIHLAVNFLVSLLKKNWQNVRALYIKSTMGKPQRLY; this is translated from the exons ATGAG CAGCAAAGTCTCCCGCGACACCCTGTACGAGGCGGTGCGGGAAGTCCTGCACGGGAACCAGCGCAAGCGGCGGAA GTTTCTGGAGACGGTGGAGCTGCAGATCAGCCTGAAGAACTATGACCCCCAGAAGGACAAGCGCTTCTCGGGCACCGTCAG GCTCAAGTCCACTCCGCGCCCCAAGTTCTCCGTGTGTGTCCTGGGGGACCAGCAGCACTGCGACGAGGCCAAGGCCGTGGACATCCCCCACATGGACATCGAGGCCCTGAAGAAGCTCAACAAGAACAAGAAGCTGGTCAAGAAGCTGG CCAAGAAGTACGATGCCTTTTTGGCTTCGGAGTCTCTGATCAAGCAGATCCCACGAATTCTGGGCCCAGGCCTGAATAAGGCTGGCAAGTTCCCCTCCTTGCTGACCCATAATGAGAACATGGTGGCCAAAGTTGATGAGGTCAAGTCCACGATCAAGTTCCAGATGAAGAAG gtGCTGTGTCTGGCCGTGGCTGTTGGCCACGTGAAGATGACAGATGACGAGCTTGTGTACAACATCCACTTAGCTGTCAATTTCCTGGTGTCATTGCTCAAGAAGAACTGGCAGAACGTCCGGGCTTTATACATCAAGAGCACCATGGGCAAGCCCCAGCGCCTGTACTAA